From the Ensifer adhaerens genome, the window TCAGCACCGTTTCCCACCCGGCTTCCTTGCACCAGCGCTCGAGATGCGGGCGGTCGATACCTTCGGCCTTGTAGTCGTGAAAGCGGTAAGCGATGCCGCGGCCATCGAGCCAGGTACGCGCCTTCTTCATCGTGTCGCAGTTCTTGATGCCGTAGATCGTAACCGTCATGCCCATGCTCCAGCGTCGTCGTCGTGTATCCGGGAAACCGTCCGGAATCACACGATTTGAAAGGGTGGCAGGAGTGATAGCCGCCCAATGCGCGGGAGGGAAGACCGAGACCTAGCGTCAGGTCACACCGGCGTAGCGGCCGGGCTTGTGGTTGATCGCCAGGGTCATGTTGACGACGGCCGCACCGATGACCGAAAGCACGAGGTTCGATGGCGGCAGCACGAAGAAGGCGGCAGCCAGAATGGTGAGATCGACCGCAAGCTGGAAATATCCGGCACGGATGCCGAACCTCTCCTGGAGATAGATCGCCACGATGTTGATGCCGCCAAGCCCGGTGCGGTGGCGGAAGAGGATCAAGAGACCCATGCCCATCAGCCCGCCACCGACAACCGCCGCATAGATCGGGTCGAGCCGGGCTATCTCCACCCAGCCGGCCGTCAGCCGAGAAAATAGGGAGACGAGGCTGACGGCGATGAAGGTGCGCAGCGCAAACATCCAGCCGAGCCGTTTGACCGCCAGGATGTAGAAGGGCAGGTTGACGAGCGAAAAGACCAGCCAGAACTCGGCGCCGGTCGCATATTGCAAAAGCAGCGCCAAGCCCGACGTGCTGCCCGTGAGTAGCATCGCCTTGCTGTAGATGATGATGCCGAGCGACATGATCAGCGTGCCCGTCAGGATCGCCAGCGCATCCTCGTAGAGGCGATGGCGTTCGGTCGGGATTTCTGTCGCGTCGATGCTGCGCTCGGCCATCATGGTCCTCAGAGGTTCTTGAAGTTGGCGATGACGCCGTCGACTTCCGCCGTCTTCAGGCCGGCAATGTTGATGCGGCCGGAACCGGGCATATAGATGCCGTGCTCGTTCCTGAGCCGCATGACGTCGGCCTCGGCGAGCGGCAGCAGCGAGAACATGCCTTCCTGGCTGGCCACGGCGCCGAGCGCCTGCCAGCGGTCACGCAAGCCTTCGGCGAGCGCGCGGCGGATGTTGGTGATGCGCAGTCGCATGGTTTCAAGTTCTTCTTGCCAGTCACGCTTGAGCTCGGCGTCGGAAAGGATCATCCGCACGATGGCCGCACCGTGATCCGGCGGCATCGAGTAGCTGGTGCGTGCGAGACCTGCGAGGTTGGACCGGACCGTATCGGCAGAGGACGACGAAGTCGTCACGGCGAAGATCGCTCCGGCGCGCTCGCGGTAGAGGCCGAAGGACTTGGAGCAGGAAACGGCGACCAGTGCTTCGGGCACGACGCCGATCAGGTGGCGGAGACCGGCGACATCCTCGTCGAGGCCGCGGCCGAAACCCTGGTAGGCGAGGTCGATCAATGGCAGCAGGCCGCGCTCGGCAATGACGGCGGCAAGCTCCATCCACTGCGCTTGCGTGATGACACCGCCCGTCGGGTTGTGGCAGCTGGCATGCAACAGCACGGCATCGCCGGCGGCAGCGCCCTGCAGCGCCGTCATCATGTTGTCGAAGAGGACGGTCTGTGACGGCACGTCGAAGAACGGGTAGCCGGCTGGCTCAAGGCCAGCGGTCTTGAAGATGCTGGCGTGGTTCGGCCAGCTTGGCAGGCCGATCCAGATGCGCTTGCCGCCCATCTGGTGAATGAGGTCGGCCGCGAGCCTGAGCGCGCCGGAACCGCCCGGCGTCTGCACGCCGGCGATATGGCTGCGATCGATGGTATCGCCACCGACCAGCGTCCAGAGATGATCGATGAAGACGAGATCGCCCTCGGGGCCGACATAGGACTTGCTGTCCTGCGTTTCGAGCAGGCGCGTCTCCGCTGCCTTGACGGCGCGGAAGATCGGGGTGTGGCCGGTTTCGTCGCGGTAGACGCCGACGCCGAGATCGACCTTTCCGGGGCGTTCGTCCTTGCGGTAGAGCCCGATCAGGGCGAGCAACGGATCGTCGGGTTGGCGGGTCAGAGCGTCGAACATGCCGGAAATTCCCCCTTGAGTGGCAGCGATGCGTTATCGGTCGAGAAAGCCTGCCGGCCGCCGTTTCTCCGGCTGCCCTGCGGTCTCCTTCATAAGTCAGCGCATGCGCAAAATCGATGCGATTTTTGCCACGGAGACAATATGGACAGCGTGCTATTTGCGCAAAACTCTGCAATTGATTTGCTGATTTGCGCGCTAGGGGCCGACGATGGTTGAAAAGGTGGCGATGGAACTGGATCAGGTCGACCGACGGATCATCCGTCTGCTGGTCGAGGATGCGTCGTTGAGCAACAACGAGCTGGCAGCGCGCGTCGGTCTCTCGCCGGCGCCGCTGTCGCGCCGCCTCGCCAGGCTCTATGCGACGGGCGTCATCCGCCAGACCGTAGTGGTCGATCCGAAGGCTGCCGGCATCGGCTTCCAGGCCTTTGTCGAAGTGACGCTGGAGCGCACCGCAAGCAAGGTCGGTCACCGCTTCATCGAGCTGGTTTCGCGCATGCCTGAGGTGGTGGAGTGCCATACGGTCGCTGGCGACTTCGACTTTCTCCTGAAGATCGCGGTGCGCGACGTCGCAGACTACAAACGGCTGCTCTGGAGTGAGTTCGAGCAGATTGCCGAGATCAAGACGCTGCGCTCGACCATCCTTCTCGACAGCCCGAAAATGACGGCCGCCACCTTGGGTGACGGCCGCTGAATAAGGCGAGCCGGGACGCCTTCACGCTGTCCCGGGATTGCTCTCAGGCCTCGAGTGGTCCTGGCTTGCGCGCAGCGCTGGAAGCCGTGGCGCAGGCGATCTTCATCAGGTCCGAACGTCGCCGCGCAAGCCGCGTCGAGACGCGGGTGACGATCAGCCCAT encodes:
- a CDS encoding YitT family protein translates to MAERSIDATEIPTERHRLYEDALAILTGTLIMSLGIIIYSKAMLLTGSTSGLALLLQYATGAEFWLVFSLVNLPFYILAVKRLGWMFALRTFIAVSLVSLFSRLTAGWVEIARLDPIYAAVVGGGLMGMGLLILFRHRTGLGGINIVAIYLQERFGIRAGYFQLAVDLTILAAAFFVLPPSNLVLSVIGAAVVNMTLAINHKPGRYAGVT
- the tatA gene encoding tyrosine aminotransferase — its product is MFDALTRQPDDPLLALIGLYRKDERPGKVDLGVGVYRDETGHTPIFRAVKAAETRLLETQDSKSYVGPEGDLVFIDHLWTLVGGDTIDRSHIAGVQTPGGSGALRLAADLIHQMGGKRIWIGLPSWPNHASIFKTAGLEPAGYPFFDVPSQTVLFDNMMTALQGAAAGDAVLLHASCHNPTGGVITQAQWMELAAVIAERGLLPLIDLAYQGFGRGLDEDVAGLRHLIGVVPEALVAVSCSKSFGLYRERAGAIFAVTTSSSSADTVRSNLAGLARTSYSMPPDHGAAIVRMILSDAELKRDWQEELETMRLRITNIRRALAEGLRDRWQALGAVASQEGMFSLLPLAEADVMRLRNEHGIYMPGSGRINIAGLKTAEVDGVIANFKNL
- a CDS encoding Lrp/AsnC family transcriptional regulator; protein product: MVEKVAMELDQVDRRIIRLLVEDASLSNNELAARVGLSPAPLSRRLARLYATGVIRQTVVVDPKAAGIGFQAFVEVTLERTASKVGHRFIELVSRMPEVVECHTVAGDFDFLLKIAVRDVADYKRLLWSEFEQIAEIKTLRSTILLDSPKMTAATLGDGR